Sequence from the Bacteroidales bacterium genome:
TTAATATAGAACACTGATGACACAGATTAAACAGATAATCACAGATAAAATATCCGTGTCAATCAATAATATCTGTGTTATCCGTGTTCTATTATTCTAATATTTTGAATCCCTTTCTTATTTTATGAACATAATGAGTTACAAATATGTAATTTAGATACTCAAAACCCTTCTATAAAAAATGAAGGATACTCATGACTACTAAAGAGATTGCAATAAAGATAATTCAAGAACTTCCTGAAGATGCTAGCTGGGAAGACATTCAGGAAAGAGTCAATTTCATTGCAGGAGTGCGTAAAGGGTTAAAGGAACTCGATGAAGAAAAAGGTATACCTCATAAGCAGGTCAAAGAAGACCTAAAGAGATGGCTTTAGGATTGTTTATAGAGTAAATAATAATAAACATAAAGTCGAGATCATCAGGGTTTGGCATTCAGCCAGAGGCATTCCCAATATTTAACCAGGTTCCCAAGCGAAAAAATGGAAAAAACAGGCTGCAACATCAATCTTCTTTTCCATTACTTCTGGATTGTCACCCATTTCATAATCCCATAGTGGTATCCGGGTTTGATAGTGCCCTTCGAATCGGAGCCTGGCCTTTTGAACCATCTCCCACTCTCCTGTCCCTTCGTTCCAGAAAACCTCGCGGCTTCGGGATTCGTAATGTAAAGTCGGCCAATAATAGGCTGCTACAGTATATATCCGTCGTCAGAACCTTCTTATTGAGCAATACCACTTTTTGCTTCAGGGGTGTGGGTGCATTTTACTATAAGCAACCCCAGAAACAATATTGAAAGGGAAATAGGTATATACGGTTTTTCATTTGTTTTCATGATAAAACAAGTTTATTATTTAGCCCGAATTATTCCCACCACCCCAGTTGCAAACAAAATGAATGATCCAAGCTAAAATAGTTTCAAATCAAACATCTATTTATTTGGCCAATGAGTTTCGATCCCTTGTGTTCTGATAAACTTTTGGAAATCATTCAACATCTGTTTATTTTTCCTTACTGTATGCGGAATCACATCTTTTTTCATGGCATATGCAACCAATATCCCTACCGCTTCCCCAATACTCCATTCTACCGGATGCAGGCGATAACAGCCGTTTGTTATATGCGTAGTACCAATGTTTTTATTAGCAGGAAGTAAATTTTTCATCCGCCTTGGTAATAGAGCTCCCAATGGAATTTGAAAAGGTAATGAACTAAAATCTATATAATTATCACCTCCACTACTGGGATGCAAATCAATGTGGTAATAGCCAATGCCTACACTGTCGTAAAAGTCTGCTGCTTTATCAACCGACTCTTCCCCCGTAATCATGGCCCGGTTTTCGGCTCCAACATGTTGCTCCAGAATGGTAAATTCTGCTTTAATCCTACGGGATTCACGAACATAAGGATATTTGGCCAGACCGTCCTCTGTGCCCATAATATCTCTGCGAAGTCGTAATCCGGGCCAGCCCTTCCCGCCATCAGGCCTTGGAGCTTCAGTTTGCAACCAGTACAACAGGGATAAACTTAACTGTTTACCCTGTTGGATATGTTTTTCAAATTCTTCCTCGCGCACATCGATG
This genomic interval carries:
- a CDS encoding glycoside hydrolase family 99-like domain-containing protein, translating into MYTVAAYYWPTLHYESRSREVFWNEGTGEWEMVQKARLRFEGHYQTRIPLWDYEMGDNPEVMEKKIDVAACFFHFFAWEPG